From a region of the Geothrix sp. 21YS21S-2 genome:
- a CDS encoding UbiD family decarboxylase — MTPAATVTTVHDLRSALDLLQEHEGQLIQTDVEVDPNAELSGVYRYIGAGGTVMRPTKLGPAMIFNTIKGYPGHRVAIGLLADRKRVALLLGTTVDRLGALLCGALDKPIAPTVVKAGGAVCQEVVHRATDPGFDLRTLVPAPTNTPEDAGPFITMGLCYGKDPENGQEDVTIHRLCVQGRDEISMMFVPGRHLDAFRIKAEKSGKPQPISISIGLDPAVYVAACFEAPSTPLGFNELGIAGALRGKAVEVVECLTVDAKAIAHAEIVIEGFLQPDVRVVEDQNSHTGKAMPEFPGYNGPAHPSLPVIKVTAVTHRINPIMQTAIGPSEEHVNLAGIPTEASIITMVGRALPGFLQNVYAHPSGGGKYLAILQVKKAVPFDEGRQRQAALLAFSAFSELKHVILVDEDVDPFDTNDVLWAMTTRFQADADVVAIPGVRCHPLDPSQTPEMSPSIRGKGITCKAIFDCTVPFELKARFQRAQFMDVDYKRFL, encoded by the coding sequence ATGACCCCCGCAGCAACCGTCACCACCGTCCACGACCTCCGCTCCGCCCTGGACCTGCTCCAGGAGCACGAAGGCCAGCTCATCCAGACCGACGTCGAGGTCGACCCCAACGCCGAGCTCTCGGGCGTCTACCGCTACATCGGGGCGGGCGGCACCGTCATGCGGCCCACCAAGCTCGGGCCCGCGATGATCTTCAACACCATCAAGGGCTACCCCGGCCACCGCGTCGCCATCGGCCTGCTCGCCGACCGCAAGCGCGTGGCCCTGCTCCTGGGCACCACCGTGGACCGGCTGGGCGCGCTCCTCTGCGGCGCCCTGGACAAGCCCATCGCCCCCACCGTCGTCAAGGCCGGCGGCGCCGTGTGCCAGGAGGTGGTCCACAGGGCCACCGACCCCGGCTTCGATCTCCGCACCCTCGTCCCCGCCCCCACCAACACCCCCGAGGACGCCGGCCCCTTCATCACCATGGGTCTGTGCTACGGCAAGGATCCCGAGAACGGCCAGGAGGACGTGACCATCCACCGCCTCTGCGTCCAGGGCAGGGACGAGATCTCCATGATGTTCGTCCCCGGGCGGCACCTGGACGCCTTCCGCATCAAGGCGGAGAAGTCCGGAAAGCCCCAGCCCATCTCCATCAGCATCGGCCTGGACCCCGCGGTGTACGTCGCCGCGTGCTTCGAGGCCCCCTCCACGCCCCTGGGCTTCAACGAGCTGGGCATCGCCGGCGCGCTGCGGGGCAAGGCCGTGGAGGTGGTGGAGTGCCTCACGGTGGACGCCAAGGCCATCGCCCACGCCGAGATCGTCATCGAGGGCTTCCTCCAGCCCGACGTTCGCGTCGTGGAGGACCAGAACAGCCACACCGGCAAGGCCATGCCCGAGTTCCCCGGGTACAACGGCCCCGCCCACCCGAGCCTGCCCGTCATCAAGGTCACGGCCGTCACCCACCGGATCAACCCCATCATGCAGACGGCCATCGGCCCCTCCGAGGAGCACGTGAACCTGGCGGGCATCCCCACCGAGGCCTCCATCATCACCATGGTGGGCCGCGCCCTGCCCGGCTTCCTGCAGAACGTCTACGCCCACCCCTCGGGCGGCGGCAAGTACCTCGCCATCCTCCAGGTGAAGAAGGCCGTGCCCTTCGACGAGGGCCGCCAGCGCCAGGCCGCGCTCCTGGCCTTCTCGGCCTTCTCCGAGCTCAAGCACGTGATCCTGGTGGACGAGGACGTGGACCCCTTCGACACCAACGACGTGCTGTGGGCCATGACCACCCGCTTCCAGGCCGACGCCGACGTGGTCGCCATCCCCGGCGTGCGCTGCCACCCCCTGGACCCCTCCCAGACCCCCGAGATGAGCCCCTCCATCCGCGGCAAGGGCATCACGTGCAAGGCCATCTTCGACTGCACCGTGCCCTTCGAACTGAAGGCGAGGTTCCAGCGGGCGCAGTTCATGGACGTCGACTACAAGCGGTTCCTGTAG
- a CDS encoding ABC transporter ATP-binding protein, whose translation MTDSPLIRLKDIKKYYQMGDMEVRALDGVSLDIHRGEYVAIMGPSGSGKSTMMNVIGCLDTPSAGHYELNGKLASAMTDDDLAKIRNEEIGFVFQTFNLLARTTALQNVELPLIYGGVKSKERHTQALQALEAVGLGPRADHMPNQLSGGQRQRVAIARALVNNPSILLADEPTGALDTRTSVEIMALFEELYQKGNTIILVTHEEDIARHAHRIIKLLDGQVIHDEPNEPISSAQHLANLRI comes from the coding sequence ATGACAGACTCCCCCCTCATTCGGCTCAAGGACATCAAGAAGTACTACCAGATGGGGGACATGGAGGTTCGCGCGCTGGACGGCGTCTCCCTGGACATCCACCGCGGGGAATATGTGGCCATCATGGGCCCCTCCGGGTCCGGCAAGTCCACCATGATGAATGTCATCGGGTGTCTCGATACACCCTCGGCCGGTCATTACGAGCTTAATGGGAAGCTGGCCTCGGCCATGACCGACGACGACCTCGCCAAGATCCGCAACGAGGAGATCGGCTTCGTCTTCCAGACCTTCAACCTCCTGGCCCGCACCACCGCCCTGCAGAACGTCGAGCTGCCCCTCATCTACGGCGGCGTGAAGAGCAAGGAGCGGCACACGCAGGCCCTCCAGGCCCTGGAGGCCGTGGGCCTCGGGCCCCGCGCCGACCACATGCCCAACCAGCTCTCCGGCGGCCAGCGCCAGCGCGTGGCCATCGCGAGGGCCCTGGTGAACAACCCCTCCATCCTCCTGGCCGACGAGCCCACCGGCGCCCTCGACACCCGCACCAGCGTGGAGATCATGGCGCTGTTCGAGGAGCTCTACCAGAAGGGCAACACCATCATCCTGGTGACCCACGAGGAGGACATCGCCCGCCACGCCCACCGCATCATCAAGCTCCTGGACGGACAGGTCATCCACGACGAGCCCAACGAGCCCATCTCAAGCGCCCAGCACCTGGCGAACCTGAGGATCTGA
- a CDS encoding MarR family winged helix-turn-helix transcriptional regulator, producing MEIEQICRVFGVLHRHSLDHIAGFARELGISAVDCIFLLFVFANEGINQEQLSALLTIDKSATAKAMKSLERAGYIQRTQSSQDRRAKNVFSTEKARGIQPLIKADLRAYMEAVTREVSPGDLDITLRTIEAVTNRLPARP from the coding sequence ATGGAAATCGAGCAGATCTGCAGGGTGTTCGGCGTGCTCCACCGGCACTCGCTGGACCACATCGCCGGCTTCGCCCGGGAGCTGGGCATCAGCGCCGTGGACTGCATCTTCCTGCTGTTCGTCTTCGCCAACGAGGGGATCAACCAGGAACAGCTTTCGGCCCTCCTGACCATCGACAAGTCCGCCACCGCCAAGGCCATGAAGTCCCTGGAGCGGGCCGGCTACATCCAGCGGACCCAGTCGAGCCAGGACCGGCGCGCCAAGAACGTCTTCTCCACCGAAAAGGCCCGGGGCATCCAGCCCCTGATCAAGGCGGACCTCCGGGCCTACATGGAGGCCGTCACCCGGGAGGTGAGCCCCGGGGACCTGGACATCACCCTGCGGACCATCGAAGCCGTCACGAACCGGCTTCCGGCCAGGCCATGA